The proteins below come from a single Lujinxingia vulgaris genomic window:
- a CDS encoding SDR family NAD(P)-dependent oxidoreductase, protein MSRFDGKVVLISGGARGMGESHSRAIVAEGGKVVITDVLDAEGQTLADELGESAVYAHL, encoded by the coding sequence ATGTCTCGTTTTGACGGAAAAGTAGTTCTCATCAGCGGTGGTGCCCGCGGAATGGGCGAGTCGCACAGCCGCGCCATCGTGGCCGAGGGCGGAAAGGTCGTCATCACTGACGTCTTGGATGCTGAGGGCCAGACTCTTGCGGACGAACTCGGCGAGAGCGCCGTCTACGCCCACCTC